Within the Gossypium raimondii isolate GPD5lz chromosome 12, ASM2569854v1, whole genome shotgun sequence genome, the region GCTGACATTCTTATATCATAAAATAGTACACCAATTATCAGActgctaattataataataatgttagaTATCTTCCTCGCAATGCAGACATGCATATATCATTACCTGATAAATGTCAAAGCAGAAATTAAACTTAACATGGCAGAGTACACGAAGGCCAGAAAGAATGCCGCTATGCAAAACGACACCTCTTAGCCTCGGAAGTTTAGCTGCCAAATGTAACGTTGGCCCACTTCCAACCGACTGTCCATATAAAATCAAATCTTCCTGACTTATTCCATACTCAGTCTGAAGACACTGATACACTGCCTCTATATCAGCATAAGTGTTGGATTCACTTGGCTGGAAACCATAAAACAGAAACATTAGCAAAGACACCACATACCTCCGAATAAGATAGCTTACTGAAGCCAAAATACTTAGAATCCAGGTCCATTTCAACAGCAAAGGAACAAGGAGTCTATTGTTTCTAAAGTATCAATAAACAGAAAATGCAAATCAACTGTAGTTTGATGTTCCTAGAGTTCTTAGGTCCAGAATGCTTAGGTTTATTTTCAAGTAATCAAATAGTGGATGAAAATCCCTAGATTGCATGAGCAAATCAGCTATAATTGGAGCAATGAAGCATTATATAGATGATGACCTACCTTCCCAGTAGATGCTCCATAGCCAGAATAGTCATACCTGCATTATAGCATTCACATGGAAGATAACAGAAATCAAACAATTAATAACATAGTAGGACATGGTAAATAGCAGATTAAAACAACAGCTCAATTCCATGTCATTGCACCAAAATAAAGCCAGGTCTGATCAATGTGTGTCTGTGTGTGTGTCTTTGTCCACCATATTCAACACCATCAAATGCAAGATGCAGAAAGGGAGACTGATATGAGCCATGTTTTCTTAGGCATAGATTATCTTTTGCACATTTACTGAATCCTTAAACCCGTTGAAGGTTGGAAATAGGCACCTGAATAAGctgtattttgtttgttttgtttacttaTTGAAGGTGGATTCTAATCATTGTCAATGCTGTTACATATTGTAGCAAAATTTTGCTTTAATTTAacttatccaaaaaaaaaaaaattcttaaatggATGTAATATCAACAAAATGAGTAGGATTAGAAACAGATAAAGTAACATTTCCTCAAGATCTGATTTGTATATACATTGAAGCTAAAGTTATAAAGAATTGTAGATCTGTCCAAAGAAAAAATGAACAGCTCATAAGGCACAGAAGTATAAGAGTGAAAATCAATTACTTTACGTAGGGAAAACTAAAAAGTGACTACAAGTCATCAATGAATTAACCCCGTTTTactttttcaactttaaaaaaaataaagtttagtGACTACAAAGTGGGGGGTGGTTAATTAGCAAGAACTACTACTAATTACAGATCTAAGCAAAATGAGACCATTCAgaaccaaaacataaaaacaaaagaacccATGAGAAGATAATATTTACATGCTGGAAAAGTAAAgccaaaagatttttttttttttaaaggtgaaATTTGTGAAAGCATCAAGTTAGACAAAAAGACTAGAAAAATCCATCAAAAAGGAAACACACATACACACAGAGTAAAGCTAAAAAGAGGCatgaaaaacataatatttacaaaaggtAAACAACAATGACAAAAACCACCAACATAGACAAGCAAAATATAAATGAGTTATAAGTGCAGGTGACCATGATTTTCAGccagaaaataaatgaaaatgtaaaagagCAACTTTtataaggaaagaaaataaaatttactgaCCCCATAAGATTGACTCTGAGGTTGACCTTGAGCTGGACAAAGAGGTCATAGAGTTGGCCAAGGTCAGCAGCATTGCCATGAGAATATAGCACAGTAAGGCGTGCATATgggtttttcaaataaaaagcaACAATCTTGTTCCCACGTTTGGTGTCAATCAAAAGCACATCCAAAGAAGGATCATCGGCAACAGGAGCAGGCATCGAAGAAGATGAAACCACCGTGAGTTTCCCATTGTCACCCTTCTTAACCTGATACGTTGGTGGAGATGGTGGAAAGAAAGCAAACTTTGCAGCCAACTGAGATAACATACACCCCATTCACCCCCCAAGAAGATGAGCTAAGACAACTCCAACTCATTGAAAAAGGAACAAGCTTGAGTGCATGACAGAAAAGGGGAGGAAAAAAAGTGGGGTCTTTCAGTACTACTGTTTAGGTAAGGAAACACTGAAGGAAAAACACTGGTAACAGTAAGGTGGATTTTAATGGGGTGTCTTTATTTGTGGTGCCGAAGCTGAAGCAGTGGTGGGGAGAACGCAAGGTAAAAAAGATGAGATTTTGAGGATAAAGCTTCTGTCCTGCCTAGCTAGATTTGTGTAAAATCATTCAGCTTCTCTCTGTTTTAGCTTCTAACGGGATTAGATTCTGCAAGATGCGTTAGATTAGAGAGATTCAAATGGAGAGGAAGAGAGGGATTTTGCAGGCTAGCTGTTTTTAAGTATATGAGTTGGCAACTGAAGTGAGAGACTACTAGAGAGTATGGAGAGCTTAGATTAGCAACTTGTTAGTTGATGGGTTCGTAGAGAGAGAAATTGGTTTGGTTTTGCTTAacttaaaagatgaaaaatgatatatattttttccaacccaaagaaaaagaaagggaagtgaaaaacttgaaaaagaaaCAGAGTCTGAAACTGATATGTGTAAGTGACTTCATTGCGTGGCAGTTGAACAGTACAGGGGAGCGAAGGGGTCAATACTCAAATCTCTATCTTTGCGACCATTTCAGCTACATGACAAATTCCTGTGAttgtcttcttttttctttttcttttttatgatttttcattttttgcatACTCAGTTTTCTGCGAGTATCAAAACTTAGATACTCGCCACCCCTTACTTATCCATGTACATAATTTACTTACTTGCATGTTGATTTCTTCCCCTCAAACCTGCTTAATATGTAGTTTCTCAAGCATTTAATTGGCATTAAAAGATACTTCAATTTGTATCTCTTCACACATTTTCGTATTTCCACATTAATACAATTACGTGGTATTCACAACTAACACAATTATGGTATATAATAGACATATGGTTGTCTCTTGATTTATATAagctatatttttattaattttatatgttttagttttttgtaaaatatcatgtccttttatattattcttttaaggGTAAACATTTGATAGTTGTTTTTTTATTCCATAAGCACcttgcttctttttaaaaatattatacatcTATAAAACACTTGTCAACCTAAAAGAttaccaaataattttattattttaaaataaaaatttaaaaacaaaaccatttattcaaattagtttttagtaattttatctgttttattttttataaaatatgaattttatattattattttgaaaaatatataaaatataaaactaaaacaaatcatatataaaatatacacaattaaaaataaatttataaaatatatataaatatataattactaaaaaaaacCACACAACTATTTGTGGAAACTTTTtgttgttatatattttaatttcaaataataacatgagattttattaaatataaaatactaaaacacATATGGAATAACCTGAAAAGTTGGTTGTTCTCCCGTTTCATTTTGTATATGAaaaaagattattaatttatataattttttttattttttatgtctaATAAGTATCATAATGAAAGACGATCGTGTGTTGTTGTGTGGTGTTTTTCCAAACGCACTTTAACTTTTACATTTGGGCTcaaaaacataatgaaaaacttcaaaatttaatttcacattaaatgaaatcttaaacaaatgtaTTAGTCCAGATAAAATATTACTTGTTTTTAGTCCATGACTGTTGCAAATTTACATCATGTTCAAAACAACAAAAGCCATTTTCCTTAGGTGTAGACAAAAGACTGTGTGTGGTACCAATTTTGCTaaggaaatattaaaataacttgcTATTTGCTTcgttattcatatttttaactttatgtacgaatctatttaaaaataaataaattagtaaaagcGACAAGTAAGATCAAATTAACAGAAATCGATAATAATCTTATTCTTtcaactaaaacaaataaatagagaatg harbors:
- the LOC105764977 gene encoding uncharacterized protein LOC105764977; the encoded protein is MGCMLSQLAAKFAFFPPSPPTYQVKKGDNGKLTVVSSSSMPAPVADDPSLDVLLIDTKRGNKIVAFYLKNPYARLTVLYSHGNAADLGQLYDLFVQLKVNLRVNLMGYDYSGYGASTGKPSESNTYADIEAVYQCLQTEYGISQEDLILYGQSVGSGPTLHLAAKLPRLRGVVLHSGILSGLRVLCHVKFNFCFDIYQNIKKIQKVKCPVLVIHGTEDDVVNWLHGNGLWKMAREPYEPLWIKGGGHCNLELYPDYILHLCKFIYEMENTTTAIRLKRIRESLGLPTRSNTNSSAQVDRCCKIKICQPKCLKCPKPRCGKCFWWPKSLCCWKPCNCCWKPECRLSCCCCCFCFKCSEWRCCVGIHKGINGKQEG